Genomic segment of Candidatus Thermoplasmatota archaeon:
TCCTTTAGGGCTACAGATCCATGCCAAGGTCGCGCAGGCGCAGGTCCTTGCGCTTGCGCTCAAGGAAGCTGTACACGGCCGAGTGCGGCGCGCCCGTGAGGATCATCTCGACCGCCTCCTTGGCAAGCGCCACCTCCGGCGCCTCGCCCAGGATCGCGACCGTGTCCCCGTCGATGGAAAGATCCGAGCCCGTGGACGTCTCGATCGTCCGCCGCG
This window contains:
- a CDS encoding RNA-processing protein (similar to yeast Dim2p protein that is essential for 40S ribosomal subunit; structural studies show binding to 3' end of 16S rRNA in complex with archaeal IF2 alpha), which codes for RRTIETSTGSDLSIDGDTVAILGEAPEVALAKEAVEMILTGAPHSAVYSFLERKRKDLRLRDLGMDL